A window of the Sphaerobacter thermophilus DSM 20745 genome harbors these coding sequences:
- the queG gene encoding tRNA epoxyqueuosine(34) reductase QueG: MSAITHARLRRLAAECRLALLGVTTAEPFDGLAELLVERIRTGHMDGLDWFTEERARFSADPRNLHPTARSIVSVGLPYWQPDVAPPDDGVPRGRISRYAWGRDYHKTLKTRMRDLHARLEEELGRPIEARALVDTARIVDRAAAARSGLGWYGKNTMILVPGHGSWVMLGELVLDIEVEPLPALRPKCGRCTRCLDACPTGALVDAYRLHTPRCISYLTIELRGPIPRDLRPLMGSWVFGCDICQEVCPYTGAAAPSDDPAVQPERIEHAFPSLHWLLTMSEEEFRTVYRGRAVLRAKRGGLARNAAVALGNIGSDADLGLLEEVAATHDIPLVRGHAAWAMARIDAAATAPILRRLHDREPDPAVRAEIAATLNAPPPARCRDAA; the protein is encoded by the coding sequence GTGAGCGCCATCACCCACGCACGCCTCCGGCGCCTGGCGGCCGAGTGCCGGCTGGCGCTTCTGGGCGTGACGACGGCCGAACCGTTCGATGGCCTGGCCGAACTGCTGGTCGAGCGCATCCGCACCGGGCACATGGACGGGCTCGACTGGTTCACCGAAGAGCGCGCCCGCTTTTCGGCCGACCCGCGCAACCTGCACCCGACCGCGCGCAGCATCGTCAGCGTCGGCCTGCCCTACTGGCAGCCGGACGTCGCACCGCCCGACGACGGGGTCCCTCGCGGGCGCATCTCCCGCTACGCCTGGGGACGCGACTACCACAAGACACTCAAGACCCGCATGCGCGACCTCCACGCCCGGCTGGAAGAGGAACTTGGCCGGCCCATCGAGGCCCGTGCACTGGTGGACACCGCCCGGATCGTCGACCGCGCGGCGGCCGCCCGCTCGGGACTCGGCTGGTACGGCAAGAACACAATGATCCTCGTCCCCGGGCATGGCTCCTGGGTCATGCTCGGCGAGTTGGTGCTCGACATCGAAGTCGAGCCACTCCCGGCGCTCCGGCCAAAGTGCGGCCGCTGCACCCGCTGCCTCGACGCCTGCCCTACCGGCGCGTTGGTGGACGCCTACCGGCTCCACACGCCCCGCTGTATCTCGTACCTGACCATCGAACTACGCGGCCCGATCCCACGTGACCTGCGACCACTCATGGGGAGCTGGGTCTTCGGCTGCGACATCTGCCAGGAGGTCTGCCCCTACACCGGCGCCGCCGCCCCGAGCGACGACCCGGCCGTCCAGCCGGAGCGTATCGAGCACGCCTTCCCCTCGCTCCACTGGCTACTCACGATGTCCGAAGAGGAGTTCCGCACGGTCTATCGCGGGCGGGCCGTGCTCCGCGCCAAGCGCGGCGGGCTAGCTCGCAACGCCGCGGTCGCGCTGGGCAACATCGGCAGCGACGCCGACCTGGGCCTGCTGGAGGAAGTCGCCGCCACCCACGACATCCCGCTGGTCCGCGGACACGCCGCGTGGGCGATGGCGCGCATCGACGCCGCTGCGACAGCCCCGATACTTCGCCGGCTGCACGACCGGGAGCCTGACCCCGCCGTCCGCGCCGAGATCGCGGCCACCCTCAACGCCCCACCTCCCGCCCGCTGCCGCGATGCCGCCTGA
- a CDS encoding carbohydrate kinase family protein, which produces MKRYRVAAFGLASWDRLIFVDHYPRPGDYAIVRDTLEQSGGTTTNLAVALARLGVDVSIAAMVGDDAEGEQLRAELAAEGIDVEHVRTRAGEPTDRSLIVVSGRGATAERTIFWQQGARLRHGDYLPIEAFFAHDLVVVDIDDAALRRLIVDLPMHVSPRTRLLGPLVYLTALDPETGLDLALRHDYLVGSAAELCYLTGTSDLDEAVAVLRDEMILSQTRLVAISCGPNGCLLIDRAGTHAVPAFNVDAVDPTGAGDAFAAGIALGILERWDLETMGRFANAMGALAVQRPGARAGLPTRDEVECFLASARVRGPDR; this is translated from the coding sequence GTGAAGCGCTATCGCGTCGCGGCCTTCGGGCTGGCATCCTGGGATCGGCTGATCTTTGTCGATCATTACCCCCGGCCCGGCGACTACGCGATCGTCCGCGACACCCTGGAGCAGTCAGGTGGGACCACCACCAACCTGGCCGTGGCGCTGGCTCGGCTAGGCGTCGACGTATCCATCGCGGCGATGGTTGGCGACGACGCCGAGGGCGAGCAGCTCCGCGCGGAGCTGGCCGCCGAGGGCATCGATGTGGAGCACGTGCGCACCCGCGCCGGGGAACCGACCGACCGCTCCCTGATCGTCGTCTCCGGCCGCGGCGCGACCGCCGAGCGCACCATCTTCTGGCAGCAGGGCGCCCGGCTCCGCCACGGTGACTACCTGCCAATTGAGGCGTTCTTCGCCCACGACCTGGTCGTCGTGGACATCGACGACGCCGCCCTGCGCCGCCTCATCGTCGACCTCCCGATGCACGTCTCGCCGCGCACCCGGCTGCTCGGTCCGCTGGTCTACCTGACCGCGCTCGACCCGGAGACCGGCCTCGACCTGGCGCTGCGCCACGACTACCTGGTCGGCAGCGCCGCCGAGCTGTGCTACCTGACGGGCACGTCGGACCTTGATGAGGCAGTCGCTGTGCTACGGGACGAGATGATCCTGTCCCAGACGCGGCTCGTCGCCATCAGTTGTGGACCAAACGGCTGCCTCCTGATCGACCGCGCGGGTACGCACGCAGTCCCGGCCTTCAACGTCGACGCCGTCGACCCGACCGGCGCGGGCGACGCCTTCGCTGCCGGCATCGCACTCGGCATCCTCGAGCGCTGGGACTTGGAGACCATGGGCCGCTTCGCCAACGCCATGGGCGCACTCGCCGTCCAACGGCCTGGAGCGCGGGCCGGGCTGCCGACGCGCGACGAGGTTGAGTGCTTCCTCGCGTCCGCCCGCGTCCGAGGGCCAGACCGGTGA
- the fusA gene encoding elongation factor G: protein MKTYTVDSIRNVGLFSHGGAGKTSLTEAMAFLTHATTRLGRVEEGNTISDWDPDEVKRGISISTSLVPVEWRDHKINLLDAPGYADFVGEIRGAMRVADLALILLDASAGVEVGTEQVWDTAASANLPRALVINKMDRENANFENSLSSAQTTFGSAVVPVQLPIGAEKSFNGFIDLLSRQAYQFGDGKDGSVTPIDIPADLADAVETHRTTLVERICENDEELMMRYLEDDEISVDELRQGLKAGIADGSIVPVFVTAATALKGVTFLLDAIVDCFPSPNSAVANDADGNDVTLTPDPDGPLAALVFKTVADPYVGKLSYFRVFSGRVTSDSHVLNTSKGQDERIGQLYVMRGKEQISVSEIMAGDIGAVAKLQVTGTGDTLSDAQRRFTLPGITFPHPAFSAAVSPKTKSDLDKMGTAIQRLIEEDPTLQVSRDARTGETIISGLGESHVQIALDRMARKFGVNVELGLPQVAYRETISVPVRGVEYKHKKQTGGHGQYGHVFLDLEPLPDADFEFAEQIVGGVVPKQFIPAVEKGVREAMEEGLLAGYPMVNIKVTLTDGSYHSVDSSEMAFKIAAAQAFKKAAQQAKPILLEPVMHLRVTVPESYMGDVMSDLNGKRAQLQGMTPGENGMTTIEAMVPAAEIQRYATDLRSITQGRGSFTVEFSHYQPVPPHLTEQIVAAAKARVEAHA, encoded by the coding sequence GTGAAAACGTACACGGTAGACAGCATCCGGAACGTCGGCCTCTTCTCGCACGGCGGTGCCGGGAAGACGTCGTTGACCGAGGCCATGGCCTTCCTCACCCATGCCACCACCCGCCTGGGCCGCGTCGAGGAGGGAAACACGATCTCCGACTGGGATCCCGATGAGGTCAAGCGGGGCATCTCCATCAGCACCAGCCTGGTGCCGGTCGAGTGGCGCGACCACAAGATCAACCTGCTCGACGCCCCCGGCTACGCCGACTTCGTCGGTGAGATCCGCGGCGCGATGCGCGTCGCCGACCTGGCGCTCATCCTCCTGGACGCGTCGGCCGGAGTCGAGGTCGGCACGGAGCAGGTCTGGGATACAGCGGCATCCGCCAACCTGCCCCGGGCGCTCGTGATCAACAAGATGGACCGTGAGAACGCCAACTTTGAGAACAGCTTGAGCTCGGCTCAGACCACGTTCGGCAGCGCGGTTGTTCCGGTCCAGCTCCCGATCGGCGCCGAGAAGTCCTTCAACGGCTTCATCGACCTGCTTAGCCGCCAGGCCTACCAGTTCGGCGACGGCAAGGACGGCAGCGTGACCCCGATCGACATCCCCGCCGACCTCGCCGACGCTGTCGAAACCCACCGCACAACGCTCGTCGAGCGCATCTGTGAGAACGATGAAGAGCTCATGATGCGCTACCTGGAGGACGACGAGATCAGCGTCGACGAGCTGCGCCAGGGGCTCAAGGCCGGTATCGCTGACGGCAGCATCGTCCCCGTCTTTGTCACTGCCGCCACGGCGCTCAAGGGCGTCACCTTCCTGCTCGACGCCATCGTCGACTGCTTCCCGAGCCCGAACAGCGCCGTCGCGAACGACGCCGACGGTAACGACGTCACCCTGACGCCCGATCCGGACGGGCCGTTGGCAGCGCTCGTCTTCAAGACCGTGGCCGACCCGTACGTCGGGAAGCTCTCTTACTTCCGCGTCTTCTCGGGCCGGGTCACGTCCGACAGCCACGTCCTGAACACCAGCAAGGGGCAGGACGAGCGCATCGGCCAGCTCTACGTCATGCGCGGCAAGGAGCAGATCAGCGTCTCCGAGATCATGGCGGGCGACATCGGCGCGGTCGCCAAGCTACAGGTGACAGGGACAGGCGACACACTCAGCGACGCCCAGCGGCGCTTCACCCTTCCGGGAATCACCTTCCCGCATCCCGCCTTCTCTGCCGCGGTCTCGCCCAAGACCAAGAGCGACCTGGACAAGATGGGCACGGCGATCCAGCGGCTGATCGAGGAGGACCCGACGCTCCAGGTCTCCCGCGACGCACGCACGGGCGAGACGATCATCTCCGGCCTGGGCGAGTCGCACGTCCAGATCGCGCTCGACCGCATGGCCCGCAAGTTCGGCGTCAACGTCGAGCTGGGACTGCCGCAGGTCGCCTACCGCGAGACGATCTCCGTGCCGGTGCGCGGCGTCGAGTACAAGCACAAGAAGCAGACCGGCGGCCACGGCCAGTACGGCCACGTCTTCCTCGACCTCGAGCCGCTGCCCGACGCCGACTTCGAATTCGCCGAACAGATCGTCGGTGGCGTGGTCCCGAAGCAGTTCATCCCGGCCGTCGAGAAGGGCGTGCGCGAGGCCATGGAAGAGGGGCTGCTGGCCGGCTACCCCATGGTCAACATCAAGGTCACGCTCACCGATGGCTCCTACCACTCGGTCGACTCATCGGAAATGGCCTTCAAGATCGCCGCAGCTCAGGCGTTCAAGAAGGCCGCCCAGCAGGCCAAGCCGATCCTCCTCGAGCCGGTCATGCACCTGCGGGTGACCGTGCCCGAGAGCTACATGGGCGACGTCATGAGCGACCTGAACGGAAAGCGCGCCCAGCTCCAGGGCATGACCCCCGGGGAGAACGGTATGACCACCATCGAGGCGATGGTGCCGGCCGCCGAGATCCAGCGGTACGCGACCGATCTACGCTCGATCACGCAGGGCCGCGGCTCCTTCACCGTGGAGTTCAGCCACTACCAGCCTGTGCCGCCGCACCTGACGGAGCAGATCGTCGCGGCCGCCAAGGCGCGCGTGGAGGCGCACGCCTAG
- a CDS encoding reverse transcriptase-like protein: protein MVSKQCDPDLSIVCDGGSLGNPGRGYGSYRLSDRTGASQVVRLEFGDGVTNNQAEYRTLIAAINAAIERAAALGQRPEDLCLQIRTDSQLLVEQLTGRWKVRHPDLKPLHARASALVARFGRRDIAWQPRDQTVRVLGH from the coding sequence GTGGTTTCCAAGCAGTGCGACCCGGACCTGTCCATCGTCTGCGACGGCGGCTCGCTGGGCAATCCCGGCCGCGGCTACGGCAGCTACCGGCTCTCGGACCGCACCGGCGCCAGCCAGGTCGTCCGCCTTGAGTTCGGCGACGGCGTGACCAACAACCAGGCGGAGTACCGCACCCTCATCGCCGCCATCAATGCTGCCATCGAGCGCGCTGCCGCCCTCGGCCAGCGTCCCGAAGACCTCTGCCTGCAGATCCGCACCGACAGCCAGCTCCTCGTCGAACAACTCACCGGCCGCTGGAAGGTCCGCCACCCTGACCTCAAGCCCCTCCACGCCCGCGCCTCCGCCCTCGTCGCCCGCTTCGGCCGCCGCGACATCGCCTGGCAACCGCGCGATCAAACCGTCCGCGTGCTGGGGCACTGA
- a CDS encoding type III pantothenate kinase, translating to MLLAVDIGNTNIVVGIFQGDRLLTSWRFETDRARMADEWWALLTTLAAGDRIDLRGIEGAIVASGVPQLATTFQELITQRLGREPIQVSAALDLGIRVRVDNPMEVGADRLANAVAAHHRGPGAWVVVDFGTATTLDVVSPEGDYLGGAIAPGVLVALEALTARAARLHAVDLVIPERAIGRNTRQAIQSGTMLGYLGLIEGLLARVSAELGETPNVIATGGLGRLFLSHSPAIPAYDPDLTLTGLRLIYQRLTHGE from the coding sequence ATGCTGCTCGCGGTCGATATCGGCAACACCAACATCGTCGTCGGTATCTTCCAGGGCGACCGCCTGCTGACAAGCTGGCGCTTCGAGACCGACCGCGCGCGGATGGCCGACGAGTGGTGGGCGCTGCTGACCACCCTCGCCGCGGGCGACAGGATCGACCTCCGCGGCATCGAGGGCGCCATCGTCGCCAGCGGCGTTCCCCAACTCGCTACCACGTTCCAGGAACTGATCACCCAGCGGCTCGGGCGCGAGCCGATCCAGGTCAGCGCCGCGCTCGATCTCGGCATCCGGGTCCGCGTCGACAACCCCATGGAGGTCGGTGCCGACCGGCTGGCTAACGCCGTCGCCGCACACCACCGCGGTCCCGGCGCCTGGGTCGTCGTCGATTTCGGAACCGCCACCACCCTCGATGTTGTCTCTCCAGAGGGGGACTATCTCGGCGGTGCCATTGCCCCCGGCGTGCTCGTCGCCCTGGAGGCTCTCACCGCCCGGGCTGCCCGACTCCACGCCGTCGACCTGGTCATCCCCGAACGCGCCATCGGGCGCAACACCCGCCAGGCGATCCAATCGGGTACGATGCTCGGCTATCTGGGACTGATCGAGGGGCTGCTGGCGCGGGTTTCCGCGGAGCTGGGCGAGACGCCCAACGTGATCGCGACCGGCGGGCTGGGCCGCTTGTTCCTAAGCCACTCCCCGGCAATTCCGGCCTACGATCCCGACCTCACCCTGACCGGCCTCCGGCTCATCTACCAGCGCCTCACCCACGGCGAGTAG
- the thrS gene encoding threonine--tRNA ligase has protein sequence MSQIAEEMDLQVDVENQEELELARMRHSAAHVMAQAVLEMFPGAKLAIGPAIENGFYYDFDLPRSLTPDDLGKIEERMREIKQGAYPFERREVSREEALKLFADQPYKIEIIQDLPEDAVISTYTQDSFTDLCRGPHVDNTSQIGHFKLLNVAGAYWRGDEKRPMLQRIYGTSWRSEEELQDYLHRLEEAQRRDHRRLGRELDLFSVNEDIGAGLILWHPKGAMIRHLIERFETEEHLARGYQLVYTPHIASGDIYRKSGHLETYQENMYSPMDIEGAPYYLKPMNCPGHIMIYNSQVRSYRDLPIRLAELGTVYRYERSGTLHGMLRVRGFTQDDAHIFCRPDQLEDEIKGVLDLALYFARVFGYEYEAFLATRPEKSIGSDENWERATETLANALRNMGIPYEIDPGAGAFYGPKIDIKFLDSLGREWTGPTIQVDFNLPERFDATYVGEDGERHRVVMVHRTVLGSMERFVGGLIEHYAGAFPVWLAPVQAEVIPIADRHVPYAHEVAARLKEADLRVEVNDSNDRMQAKIRRAQLQRIPYMLVVGDKEAEAGTVAVRLRTNENLGAMPVDEFIALAKEMNDTKSLALTRAAE, from the coding sequence ATGTCGCAGATCGCGGAAGAGATGGACCTTCAGGTCGACGTTGAGAACCAGGAAGAACTTGAGCTCGCCAGGATGCGCCACTCCGCGGCGCATGTCATGGCGCAGGCTGTCCTGGAGATGTTCCCGGGCGCCAAGCTCGCCATCGGTCCCGCCATCGAGAACGGCTTCTACTATGACTTTGACCTGCCCCGCTCGCTGACGCCCGACGACCTGGGCAAGATCGAGGAGCGGATGCGGGAGATCAAGCAGGGAGCCTACCCGTTCGAGCGCCGTGAAGTCTCCCGTGAGGAAGCGCTCAAGCTGTTCGCCGACCAGCCCTACAAGATCGAGATCATCCAGGACCTGCCGGAGGACGCCGTTATCTCGACGTACACGCAGGACAGCTTCACGGACCTCTGCCGCGGGCCGCATGTGGACAACACGTCACAGATCGGCCACTTCAAGCTGCTCAATGTGGCCGGGGCCTACTGGCGCGGCGACGAGAAGCGCCCGATGCTCCAGCGCATCTATGGCACGTCCTGGCGGTCGGAGGAGGAGCTGCAGGACTACCTCCACCGGCTGGAGGAAGCCCAGCGGCGCGACCACCGGCGGCTCGGCCGGGAGCTTGACCTCTTCTCGGTAAACGAAGACATTGGCGCCGGGCTGATCCTGTGGCACCCGAAGGGCGCGATGATCCGCCACCTGATCGAGCGCTTCGAGACGGAGGAGCACCTGGCGCGTGGCTACCAGCTCGTCTACACGCCGCACATCGCCAGCGGCGACATCTACCGGAAGAGCGGGCACCTGGAGACGTACCAGGAGAACATGTACTCGCCGATGGACATCGAAGGGGCACCCTACTACCTCAAGCCGATGAACTGCCCCGGGCACATCATGATCTACAACAGCCAGGTCCGCTCGTACCGCGACCTGCCAATCCGGCTGGCCGAGCTGGGCACGGTCTACCGCTACGAGCGCAGCGGCACGCTCCACGGCATGCTGCGCGTCCGCGGCTTCACGCAGGATGACGCCCACATCTTCTGCCGCCCGGACCAGTTGGAGGATGAGATCAAGGGCGTGCTCGATCTGGCGCTCTACTTCGCCCGCGTCTTCGGCTACGAGTACGAAGCCTTCCTCGCCACACGACCGGAAAAGTCGATCGGCAGCGATGAGAACTGGGAGCGAGCGACGGAGACGCTGGCCAACGCCCTCCGCAATATGGGGATACCGTACGAGATCGACCCCGGCGCCGGGGCGTTCTACGGCCCGAAGATCGACATCAAGTTCCTCGACTCGCTCGGCCGCGAGTGGACGGGCCCGACGATCCAGGTCGACTTCAACCTGCCGGAGCGATTCGACGCCACGTACGTCGGAGAGGACGGCGAGCGGCACCGGGTCGTCATGGTCCACCGCACGGTCCTCGGCTCGATGGAGCGCTTCGTCGGCGGGTTGATCGAGCACTACGCCGGGGCCTTCCCGGTGTGGCTGGCGCCTGTCCAGGCCGAGGTCATCCCGATCGCCGATCGGCACGTGCCGTACGCGCATGAGGTCGCTGCGCGGCTGAAGGAAGCGGACCTGCGCGTCGAGGTCAACGACAGCAACGACCGGATGCAGGCCAAGATCCGACGCGCCCAGCTCCAGCGCATCCCCTACATGCTCGTGGTGGGCGACAAGGAGGCCGAGGCCGGCACAGTCGCTGTGCGGCTCCGGACGAACGAGAACCTCGGCGCGATGCCGGTGGACGAGTTCATCGCCCTCGCCAAGGAGATGAACGACACCAAGTCGCTGGCCCTCACGCGCGCGGCGGAGTAA
- a CDS encoding tyrosine recombinase has protein sequence MVVEERIERFLAALGRDRGFSPNTVSAYRNDLSQFCHFLCEQHVLQSWAELTGTILTNYVLYLRERGYANATVARKVAAVKSFCHYLVECGELRHDPAAELPSPKVDKFIPRAITPEQVEALLAQPARERTPEALRDKAMLETLYASGMRVSELTALNVDDLDLEAGRVRCGNKPERQRWVPLSSSAIAALDEYLQLGRPFLRQSPAEQALFLNHRGSRLTRQGFWLILKSYAEAAELGDITPHTLRHTFAAHALTRGRALREVQQVLGHVSISTTQVYQQVAAQVGRANGHALVSTVAACYDNDGSE, from the coding sequence ATGGTGGTGGAGGAACGGATCGAGCGGTTCCTCGCCGCGCTGGGGCGAGATCGGGGGTTCTCGCCTAACACCGTATCGGCCTATCGGAACGACCTCAGCCAGTTCTGCCATTTCCTCTGCGAGCAACATGTGCTGCAGTCCTGGGCCGAACTCACGGGGACCATCCTGACCAACTACGTGCTCTACCTGCGCGAGCGCGGCTACGCCAATGCGACGGTGGCGCGCAAGGTGGCGGCGGTCAAGTCGTTCTGTCACTATCTGGTGGAGTGCGGGGAGCTTCGGCACGATCCGGCGGCGGAATTGCCGTCGCCCAAGGTGGACAAGTTCATCCCGCGGGCGATCACGCCGGAGCAGGTCGAGGCGCTGCTGGCCCAGCCGGCGCGGGAGCGCACGCCGGAGGCGCTCCGTGACAAGGCGATGCTGGAAACGCTCTATGCCAGCGGGATGCGGGTCAGCGAGCTGACGGCCCTGAACGTCGACGATCTCGACCTGGAGGCCGGGCGCGTCCGCTGCGGCAACAAGCCCGAGCGCCAGAGGTGGGTGCCCCTGAGCAGCAGCGCGATCGCCGCGCTCGATGAGTATTTGCAGCTCGGTCGCCCCTTCCTGCGCCAGTCGCCAGCCGAGCAGGCGCTCTTCCTCAACCACCGGGGCAGCCGGCTGACCCGCCAGGGCTTCTGGCTCATCCTCAAGTCGTACGCCGAGGCCGCCGAGTTGGGGGACATCACGCCGCACACCCTGCGGCACACCTTCGCCGCACACGCACTCACCCGTGGCCGCGCACTCCGCGAGGTCCAGCAGGTGTTGGGCCACGTCAGCATCTCCACCACCCAGGTCTATCAGCAGGTTGCCGCACAGGTGGGGCGCGCCAACGGGCATGCCCTCGTCTCGACCGTCGCGGCGTGCTACGATAACGACGGGTCGGAGTGA
- the ispG gene encoding flavodoxin-dependent (E)-4-hydroxy-3-methylbut-2-enyl-diphosphate synthase, giving the protein MVAPRRKTRAIHVGDVQIGGGAPVVVQSMATADTRDPKATLRQIHELADAGCEIVRIAVPDRVAAAALPEIVPHSPVPLIADIHFEHTLALKAIDAGIHGLRLNPGNIRKPEDVREVVTKAKERGIPIRIGVNFGSLPPMSRDFVDEMAEKNASQVELIAEHMVRTALGHVKILEDLDFGDIKISLKAFEVPVMLEAYRRMAPLNDYPLHLGVTEAGTPKAGTIRSAVGIGTLLAEGIGDTIRVSLTTDPVEEVFVAYEILKSLGLRQHGATLVACPTCGRVEVDLFKLANEVDEYIKNIKAPIKVAVMGCVVNGPGEARDSDVGVAAGRGKGVIFRKGQIVRRVEEDEIVPALKEEIQAILAERGEA; this is encoded by the coding sequence ATGGTAGCCCCGCGTCGAAAGACCCGCGCCATCCACGTCGGTGACGTGCAGATCGGTGGCGGTGCCCCGGTCGTCGTGCAATCGATGGCAACCGCCGACACGCGCGATCCGAAGGCCACACTGCGCCAGATTCATGAGCTGGCTGATGCCGGCTGCGAGATCGTCCGCATCGCCGTGCCCGACCGCGTCGCGGCAGCCGCGCTGCCTGAGATCGTGCCCCACTCGCCGGTCCCGCTGATCGCCGACATCCACTTCGAGCACACGCTGGCCCTCAAGGCGATCGATGCCGGGATCCACGGGTTGCGGCTCAACCCCGGCAATATCCGCAAGCCGGAGGACGTGCGCGAGGTCGTGACGAAGGCCAAGGAGCGGGGGATCCCGATCCGCATCGGCGTCAACTTCGGCTCGCTCCCGCCGATGAGCCGCGACTTCGTGGACGAGATGGCGGAGAAGAACGCCAGCCAGGTCGAACTGATCGCCGAGCACATGGTCCGCACGGCGCTGGGCCACGTGAAGATCCTGGAGGACCTCGACTTCGGGGACATCAAGATCTCGCTCAAGGCCTTCGAGGTGCCAGTGATGCTCGAGGCCTACCGGCGCATGGCCCCGCTCAACGACTACCCGCTCCACCTGGGCGTCACCGAGGCGGGCACGCCCAAGGCCGGTACGATCCGCTCCGCCGTGGGCATCGGCACCCTGCTGGCCGAGGGCATCGGGGACACGATCCGGGTCTCACTGACCACCGACCCGGTCGAGGAGGTCTTCGTCGCCTACGAGATCCTCAAGAGCCTCGGCCTGCGCCAGCACGGCGCCACCCTCGTCGCCTGCCCCACCTGCGGGCGTGTCGAGGTTGACCTCTTCAAGCTGGCGAACGAGGTTGACGAGTACATCAAGAACATCAAGGCGCCGATCAAGGTGGCGGTCATGGGTTGCGTCGTCAACGGCCCCGGCGAGGCCCGGGACTCCGACGTCGGCGTGGCGGCCGGACGCGGCAAGGGCGTGATCTTCCGCAAGGGCCAGATCGTCCGCCGGGTCGAGGAGGACGAGATCGTCCCTGCGCTCAAGGAGGAGATCCAAGCAATCCTCGCCGAGCGCGGCGAAGCCTGA
- the rseP gene encoding RIP metalloprotease RseP, which translates to MNALYIIPILAILILVHEIGHFVTARLVGIKVEEFGIGLPPRLFGIRRNGIIYSINLIPLGGFVRVLGEDGKSFDPGSMQAKSRLQRTLFISAGSLMNFLLAFVLMTALVGIQGEARMNVYVSEVQPDSPAQAAGWQSGDRFLTVAGKEVTSVDQVVAITEEHAGQPMPVTLLRNGQTVETEVVPRENPPPGSGRTGILITSAAAARMEVDSVDPGSPAEQAGIQPGDIVVQVGGQPIQDGSAYLLALRNAAGTTVPVVVERDGAPVELTLSVPAITPAQSEVHIGLAVRQDVVYHPLPWWQIVPRGISETWNVVVQMFHGLVQLLRGTVPFSGITGPIGMGQLTSEVLAVSSAPTWVTLTNLMVLLSLNLAILNLLPLPALDGGRLLFVAIEFIRGKRVSPEKEGVVHFVGLVLLLAFMFVVAFIDIERLVSGQSFLR; encoded by the coding sequence GTGAATGCACTTTACATCATCCCGATCCTGGCAATCTTGATCCTCGTCCACGAGATCGGGCACTTCGTCACAGCGCGACTTGTCGGCATCAAGGTCGAAGAGTTCGGGATCGGGCTCCCGCCGCGCCTGTTCGGTATCCGGCGCAACGGCATCATCTACTCGATCAACCTGATCCCGCTCGGCGGCTTCGTGCGCGTCCTTGGTGAGGACGGTAAGTCGTTCGATCCCGGGAGCATGCAGGCGAAGTCGCGACTCCAGCGGACCCTGTTCATCTCCGCCGGGTCGCTGATGAACTTCTTGCTCGCCTTCGTGCTGATGACCGCCCTGGTCGGCATCCAGGGCGAGGCACGGATGAACGTCTACGTCTCCGAGGTGCAGCCGGACTCCCCGGCGCAGGCGGCCGGGTGGCAGTCGGGCGACCGCTTCCTCACCGTCGCCGGCAAGGAGGTCACCTCGGTCGACCAGGTCGTGGCGATCACCGAGGAGCACGCCGGCCAGCCGATGCCGGTGACACTCCTGCGTAACGGCCAGACAGTGGAGACCGAGGTCGTCCCGCGCGAGAATCCCCCGCCCGGCTCCGGGCGGACCGGCATCCTGATTACCAGTGCCGCCGCGGCGCGGATGGAAGTTGACAGCGTCGATCCGGGCAGCCCGGCCGAGCAGGCGGGCATCCAACCCGGCGACATTGTGGTCCAGGTCGGTGGCCAGCCGATCCAGGACGGCTCTGCCTACCTGCTGGCACTCCGCAACGCCGCCGGGACGACTGTCCCGGTGGTGGTCGAGCGCGATGGCGCCCCGGTAGAGCTGACCCTGTCGGTGCCGGCGATCACCCCGGCGCAGTCGGAGGTACACATCGGCCTCGCCGTCCGCCAGGACGTCGTCTACCACCCGCTGCCCTGGTGGCAGATCGTGCCCCGGGGCATCAGCGAAACGTGGAACGTCGTCGTCCAGATGTTCCACGGCCTGGTGCAGCTCCTGCGCGGGACGGTGCCCTTCAGCGGCATCACCGGCCCCATCGGCATGGGCCAGTTGACCTCAGAGGTGCTGGCCGTCAGCAGCGCGCCGACGTGGGTCACGCTCACCAATCTCATGGTGCTCCTGTCGCTGAATCTCGCCATCCTGAACCTGCTGCCGCTGCCGGCACTGGACGGCGGGCGACTGCTCTTCGTGGCGATCGAGTTCATCCGCGGCAAGCGCGTCTCCCCCGAGAAGGAGGGAGTCGTCCACTTCGTCGGCCTGGTCCTGCTGCTGGCGTTCATGTTCGTCGTCGCCTTCATCGACATCGAGCGCCTGGTCAGCGGCCAGTCGTTCTTGCGGTAG